The following is a genomic window from Verrucomicrobium sp..
CCCTCTACGAGGCCATCGTCGTGAAAGCGCGGGAGACGGGCCTCGCCGGGGCGACCGTCCTGCGCGGCCCGATGGGCTTCGGCGCGTCGAGCCACGTCCATACGGCGAAAATCCTGCAACTGTCGATGGACCTTCCCTTCGTCATTGAGATCGTGGATAGCCAGGAGAAGATCGACGCCTTCCTGCCGCAGCTCGACGAGATGATCGACGGCGCCCTCGTCACCCTGGAAAAGGTCAAGGTGGTCCACTACCGGCCCAAGAAGCAACCCGCCTCCTAGCGCGGCTCGGGGCGTCGCAGCTTGCGCTGGGCGGCGTCCCAGGCGGTCTTCTCCGCGCCCATCTCCTGCCGGTTGTCGTAGCGGGACTTGTCGAGGTAGAGGTCGAGTTGTTGGGCCAGGGCCGCGAATTTCTCCCGCTCGACCTCGCGCAGCCGCTCCTTGGCCTCGCCTTCCGCCATGCGGTGGAGAACCTGCGCCAGGTGCCCCGCGCACAGGCCGAAGCTCTGGGCGTGGCGCTCCTGGAAATCGGTGGCGACGTAATGGAGGGCGAACTCGTCGCAGACCCGCTCCTCGTCCCGGCGCTCGGCCTCCAGAACGAGACACGGCTCCTCCGGTTTGAGATGGGGATGGGCCTGGGCCAACCGCTCGACCACGTCCTGGCACAGGGAACGATAGATGATGCTGATGCCGAGGGCGTCTTGGCTCCCTCCTATCTGTTCCGCCACGCCGGGGCTGAAGCCGAGAGAGCGGTGCAGGTGCATCCGGGTGCCGACATCGTTCACGTTCTCCTCGAACAGCGTGGCGATCATCTGGGCGCGGTGCGTGGCGACGAGATGGCAAACCGGGCACTCGC
Proteins encoded in this region:
- a CDS encoding DUF190 domain-containing protein, which encodes MFVGEADKWHHKPLYEAIVVKARETGLAGATVLRGPMGFGASSHVHTAKILQLSMDLPFVIEIVDSQEKIDAFLPQLDEMIDGALVTLEKVKVVHYRPKKQPAS